The genomic DNA cccgctcgcccgcgcgcgctcccaGCCCGCGCACCACCCCCGgcccgcgacgccgccacgACGCGGCCGCCCGCTCGCGCGCCACCCGCCCGCGCCACGacacgccgcgcgccccgccgagcCAGTCCGCGCACGCGGACCGCgtgcccggagcgccgccgtgaCACCCGCCGCTGCCAGCCTGCCGCTCCCGCGcacccccgcctcgccgcctgcgccaccCCGCTGCGTCCCGCCCCGCttgcgcgcacgcgcgcacggaGCACAGGGTTGTGGGCGAACGCGTCAGGCCGCAGCGACGTGATCTCCGCCGAGCCCACGTGCAcgcctggccgcgccgcgcgccgcccgccgctgccccgcacagcgccgccctgtgctcgcctgtgccgctgccgagccGTCGCATCGGCCCGCCCTCGACGCACCCGCTGCTCCGCGACGCGCAAGAATGGCCGGAGCGCCATAactccgccccgccccgctcGCCGGACGCACCTACCGGCCGCCACCGGCTCACCCTACCCCCACCGCCTCTTTTCTCCTATAAAAGGGGCCCCGAGCTCCCCGGCCAGCTCCACAACCCCACCCGCCGGCCCTAGCCCCCTCTCCtaacctgcagcgccgccgccgcagccattcccgcccgccgccgccgacccacgccgccccgcctctgCGCGCCATCCTAGCCCGAGGTGAGGCCGGGATCCCCTCCAGGGCGTCACCCCTCCCCTTTCCCctcacccccggccgccgcccaagTTCAGCGCGCCcgaatcgggccgccgccggcgagtcgacgcgcctcccctgtttcccagcatgggagggaggaaggggatggcgattatgccaaaaacccctccccttttcctttatttcttaaAGAAACATTCCACTCTTTTGCCTTTTTGCAGAAATACCCCCACCTTTAGtatatttgcaaataaaccctcttcCAGTATAACTTAACCTCAAATATACCCCTGACCTCTCCAGAATAACCCAAAAGCTttcaaaaaattacaaacagatCCCTGCCTACTTAAGATTATTTGCAACCAGGCCCCTGGCCCCTTAACCAACCCACGAACctttataaaacctatcattttatgtaccAAACGAGCTCTAATTAACCCGAAACTTTTACCACGCCACTCATAACCAAatcttggccatgccattagggagacactcaaaaatgccacttctatctccatattttatgtgattccgattcgagctcaacgttAGATCTTGTTTTGATTAGATGCTTGTTATGTGTGCTGTGGaccgcggagtgaacgaaggagagcccgtcaacgagcagtactgtgagcaggagaacgaggatcagttccgcgaccccgagcccgaaggacaggacttccccgaaggcttcgaagacggcaagttcaatcccatcctttgatgcatgtttctgtcctagtttttataaacacaacccaatggcctgttttataaactgcatatgttttacttgcatgaaaacacggttggatagccacccccttgatttgtgatgaccattccttgaccacctagattaatgtctgattttgtttggacgttaatcgatattagaatgcttaggactttactcataatactatttgatttataaagaaaatgtgtgcgtgtgggaaggggaaaaaaatgtggattttcgaaagatgagtatgggcgagatggacggcatatCTGtgcgatttgccgattggtgtgcttatgcctgtgtggcaaggcaaagaagggagatatccatcttgtcgcgtctaaggaccgagttggtgtgtcatctcacctaactccactatcgtgcaaaccactcgaccgttgaatgggcaacggcgtagcataaatcccactagttggtgtgatagccatcaggagagctgagagcaacgggtgtctaaggagaagggataagcctcgagtgacttatgcccggttatacctaagtgaacggtcaatgaccccttggtgcatcccgtgatggctagtcaggcttagctatggtgggtaatggctatgttgggatctacaccgacacgacggtgttcgagttgtggtatcctacttgtgggtaaaattgcacacctctgcagagttaagaatctattcgaatagtccgtgcccacggtattgggcgagttatggtgtggtcacataactagtgtttccttgggatgggctggtgtgagttgttttgggaattggttccggcagtggtgccgtgtgctacggcggacggggagtccggtagcagtttaaaatttGGAAACTCCGTGCTACttctgaaattgattttcataaaggctctctttaaaataaacccctgcatgaaATATCgtttttccgcaaattaaaccgtaaccttatccttgcttTACCAATGCATATTATTTTGATATAaaccccccctccgtgggtgtgtttggacttgctgagtacgtttgtactcaccccactcttactttttatagaagaagatccagacttcgtgccagacgacgccgagtagggttaccgttctacacccaaccttgcctgtggaaccggccctgttgagatgcctccgctgtcgcagtactctgagcccgtagtagaccctatgtggtttgcagtctggtgttatgtcgtggcctggttaattattattatcatatgtatcgagtgtccgccaaggtttgtaaggttttgaaccatctgatgtaataaatgtggcatcagcctcctgggactgatgttttgtatcacattttagtcttctcttatgaggggacgtttcactaactgaagccccgcaccaaagttcggaagagcctagggctgaaatagttagcaactaccgagaaggcaagccccggacataacctatattttaaattaatatcatttactgtattacttacttgtgcatttacagttcttaggatttgaattgaaaccctagatgcatgatcctaggaacctatgtactgaacactagacttgagttcgactacttgctaagcttataggaccggtaaaagtcgagtgattgcctgtcactcgcgagctttataggaattgcctgtttacttcctgttaacaatataaggacgacggacggggttgtgatcgatatcataacttcaggtgagaccccgtctgtgttaatgaacttgctaaggtcgcggtgtgtggtagcgttggttaagtctttaaaattactagccacatgccgtcaatatggtacgcggcaagcctagtagccgattggaccggggagtggatatacctgatactctctcttagggataggttttatttttatgttgcgcaacactgcgacttcaagggacaagggtggacctcgtagaagggtggaccttggagccctgtagtcggggagagtgttcctatccacaagccggaaagaaaggtcaacggttgtttgggaatgatccgacggtgttccagacgtgtgtgctaggttacccttgcaaggttgaatttcgattcagaatcgtccgcctctcacgatgaaatgagactgcttgatctctttgccacacagagtaagaagagcaacaatactttaatcaatcttgatgtttgcttagatttctaccatgtttggatagtaattgcttacatagaatggttaatcaactagaatcttgaaagttaaaacttgaaagtaaggacatactctttattgcttttcagcaaaaggaaaaccagagcctcacaaaaccttgcatagtctagttaaagtgGGTTACTTATACTcgttggcggttaagtcttgctgagtattagaatactcagccttgctgttggaaccctttttcaggtatgagtttcgaggatcagatcgctagcttaacctatccttgctcgttgcctcctggctggtccgtagagtgggatacgtctcgGCCGGCAATggctatgacgagtgataccatgcttgggctagcctggtatcctttttttcgatatgttgtagccgtcgtgttttaccttccgctgtttaaactctgaacttacccTTAtgatttgtataactgttttacttaagttggctttgtaaatAATGTTTTGAACTGGCTTGTAAtctttactatgcctgtgttgtaaagttatggttgtaatatctctgaactcgccttcgtgcggggtatgcttgttcgatccgagaatcggtggttgtatcgggacgttacccgacagaccaaaaattgttccgtttgaagtgcgtttaagctaatgttgcctttatggtgatggcctgcgcacttgagccgggataatttaggcggttctgccacagctggtatcagagctgcaagcgtacatcagaggtgttggaaccttgaAAACCatttttccgtataaaattggaacaataAAGAATTttggaaaactacgttggattcgttaagagttgtgcatagaacgtaaagtcctagggaagtTATGGGAATTATTAGgtggttatttatgtatggtttatgttatctgacttccagcactttactttttgttaaaccatactcacaagcaactcaaACCTGGGACCTAGCTTGGGACCAACTTAGACCACCCCCTCTAGCCACTTCGACcttaaaacccaggtgttagagtGGGGGGCTTTATCACTGGACCAACATAATCTaacgatgctaattaatccatgattaattaataattagtggatggtactgtagcatcactgttgcaaatcatggattaattaggctcattagattcgtctagtgatttacagctcatctatgcaaaaaaatttataaatagactttatttagtactccatgtcgAAACATTCGCTGTGAcgatttttttgcgtttacggggtttatggggtggAAACTAAATAGTGCCTTACCTGTAAAGGGAGAGGTACAATTGCAGCATTCTATCACCCCTGAAGTTCTGACTGGCTGAAGGATAGGCAGCTCCTGAAAAACCATCCGAGAGGAGTTGGCTTCCATATCAAGAGAGGGAAATAGTGGTGCCGCTGGAGGAGTCTTAGCCTGAAATGAACTGCTACAGGGCATGTTTAGTTCGTGATTTTTTTTGGGtcggctactgtagcactttcgtttttatttaataattaatgtctaatcataAACTaactagacttaaaagattcatctcatcatttccagctaaactgtgcaattaattttttttaaaactacatttaatgcttcatgcatgtgtccaaacattcgatgtgacgggaaatcttgaaatttttgggaactaaacaaagCCTATGTTTGACACTTGACAGTGTGAATGAAACGATGGATGCATCCGGATATTATTAAAAATAGAAATCTGTATGGTTTTATAGACGCTTTTCACCATCTGGCAGCAGGTAAGCCCTTTTTCCTGAAGGAAGCTTACATGCGACCATCTCCTAAATTCAGGCCCGTTCTCACCCCATAAACCCCATAAATGCAAAAaaaccatcacatcgaatgttttgacacatgcatggagtactaaataaagtctatttacaaatttttttgcataaatgtgctgtaaatcgcgagacgaatctaatgagcctacttaatccatgatttgcaacagtgatgctacagtaaccatccgctaattactgattaattatagattaattagtatcattagattcgtctcgcgatttacaacccatctgtataaaaaattttataaatagactccatttagtactttaaattagtaaaattataacgcaaaaaaaatttgcgcttGAACTAAACAGACCCTCAGTTAGAGAAGCAACGCACCCTCATCAGATGATCTATTCTAGAAAGCCACTGTGCTGCCTCTTCTCCCCACACGCTCACGGACCCAGGTATTCCTTCTCCCACAGGGTAACTGCCTTCTCCGCATCCTTCCAGCGTCAGCTaggggccgcgcggcggcggccatggcgggcacgCGCCGGGAAGAGGGGGAACAGGGAGGGCGGCACGCAGACGCAGCGAAGGGCACGGGCGCCACTACGGTCAACCGTCGCTGGCCAGAGTTGACTGCAGGGCATTATTTCATAATAGCCCCTGGGTAGTAAATTTCCTTTCATTTACATCCCTGATTTGGATCGCGATCCAATTCTGGTCCTATTTTGCCTGTTGGATCGCAATCGTGCTGTCCATATATACATCTAGTACCTAGGCGGCTGTAAGATTTTACAAAAAAGGCTTTAAACACGTTTTATGTCGAAATCCCGATCCGAGCTTGGGCCCACTTTTCCGATCAAACTCATGCGACCGAGATCTACAATGTCAAACCAAGTCGCCAAGAAACTTTTATGAAATACCCCTCTACTTCTATATCCCTTTAAAGCTAATGTCCCTGGTCCGAGAGGGGAACAGCACTCTGGCCAGCGCTTGGGTATTATATGTGTAATGTttaatttgtttaaaagaacTGTAATATTTCTCCTCATGTAAACATCACACAGGTCTGTTCACAATTAAACTCCATTTTGCTTCGCATTTTCTCCCTCATATGTTTGGAAACAACAAGTGGCAGCACTGGCGAGAGCAAAGGTTGTTGAGACTCGTGCATTATTTGGAATCCAGCTTCAGGCGTCTGCTCCATTGCAAATTTGCAATCAGCTATACTGTCCAAAAGGAATCCCATGATTGGTGCATGCTTGGGCCCATGTTGCCAGTGTCAGCCAAAAAATTGTGCTTTGATCAAGACACTGTTGTGTCCTACAACAAGATTCTTTCCAGGCAACTAATGCCATAGGTACTGGTCAGAGCCTCAGAGGGGAATTCCTCAGAACGAGAGCCCTCCTCTGTCTGATTGTTCTAACGGTCTCTTGCCATTGGAGTGCTCCTAAACTGGCTCACACAGTGTGGTTACCAGTCTAGGCACTACTTGCTGGCGAAGTGTGCCGGCCACTTTCGCCTCGAGGACTGTGGGCTCGAGACAGTCTTTCCCCAGTGCCATGGATTTGTGCACCAAACAATCATTTGTGGTCCGTTCCAAGGTTAAGATTGATTGCCACTGCGCAATTCAGGAGTATTATGAGCTGCTGATCAGACAGACAATGCTGAAGTTGCTGTTGTGTGCATTATTGGATCTTGCTGATCACTCCAAGACTGTTTCTGCAGATTCATGGGCTCAAGGTAGTAGCTGCAGTCATTGACGTTAACGAACAATTGTAACGGGACCAGAACCTAGGACAagacaaaaatgtcagtttggaATGAATTATATGCTAATCATACTTTCTTTGACCAACCAAAGATGGCTACAGAACTgtactactatatatatatatttgcgaTAAACTGTACTACTATATAACTGTACTACTATATAAATACACAGGAAAAATATACAGATGTGTTTTGAAGGTGAGTTTGAGATTTGGACTCATCCCCTTAATAACTAGACTAATCAAACATGTGCATGCATGGACCATGCACTCGGTCTGCGACTCATCATCAAGCTACTTCTTGAGTGCCACTGCTGATGCCGGCCAAGGCCAAGCACCGTGGCCACCAGATTGGACCACAGTGTTTAAGGCTACCAGTGTTTGAAGTCAATAAATGTCTGAGGCCACAGTACAACATATCAAATAGACGAACACCAATTCAATGAGCTCGACTAGGCTTCGTACCAGTACGATGCGGCTATGCAGATCTCATTCACTCGCATGTCTAATCTCCGGAGTCCAAAGAAGAGCAAATCGTTCCTCACATGTCCAAATTTTGGTACCAGTATGAATCCAAACGCCCGAACCTTGGCCAGTCGTCACAAAATCCCAGTGAGGTCAGTggcacggcagcagcagcagccagtaTAAAACCAACTGCGTATGATGCCCACGAGGGCAAACTTTGGTCAAATTTTGCAGATGCCAAAGCGGCTAGAGGACAAAAGTATATTCAATTTCATAGTCACTGGGAGCGTCCAAAACCGCCGGGCCTTGTGACACACTGACACTGGACGTGAGAGGATAGGGGGGCATAGGGCGAGGCGCGTGAGCGCATGTTGACATGAGATGCCCAGATGGGCCGGTGAAAAGGCCAAGACCGGGGCGGACACGGGCAGCAGCGCCACGCTGACACAGAAAGATGTGgcggggcagcagcagcatcccGCCGTCCCGCGCCCATCCCTCCGTGCTACTCCTCCTTGCGTGCAGGGGTAGGGTTCCGGTCTCCAGTCTAGGGACCTCTGTTTGACCCCCATAGTTTATACCACAACCAAAAAGGATAacccttgtttagttgctctcaaaatttcaaaattttataagatttcatgtcacatcgaatctttgaacacatacatgaagtattaaatatagctaaataaaataactaattacacagtttgtctataatttgcgagacaatTTTTTTAATCTTAATTAACCCATGATCGGATAATAATTaacaaatacaaacgaaagtgccacagtactttacacccaaaactttATGTATCTAAACAAGGGCTAACATAGTTTGGAGCTTTGGGATGTAGAGTGTTAAAGGTGCACACATCTCTAGGAAAAGGGGTTAGCTTTCTTAATCTCTGTTGTTACGCTAGTATAATGCTACTGTGTAGAAAGGATAACCTTGTGTAATAGGAGAAAAGCTTACTATGTGATTTACTTGTAAAAAAGGCTGAGACTGTAAAGAGGATAGACACTTTCTGTGTCGAACAAAAGGTTGGATTAAGGTTGCTGGTACGACCCCTAGTTCAGCTGCAAATGTATGAGTTTCTAGGGCAGTACTTGGTGCCAGCTTTGAGCGTGCTCATGTGAGTATGTGACGAGACATTTGTATTTGTGTGGAAGAAAAAGGTAAAGGTTTATGGAAAGAAATTTCTCATGGCTAGAGGAAGTGAGAAACTGACCTGTGGGCTCCTGTCTAGTAGTAGTCTAGTAGCTCTGAAGGACTAAAAAACACGAGACGTGACATCGCCTTGTTTAGATCACAGCTATCCCAGTCCTTCCGCTCTGGACCTCTGGTGAGTGGCGACTGGTGTTCTCCTTCTTCTCACTCTTCAGTACTCACCCTCCCTTCCTCGCTGGCCGCTCACACCCACCCTGCAAGGAAGAATGGAGTACGAAAGGATTCATCAGAAAGCCCAGGTATGAGCTCTACGCAAGCCAGTGCTGCATTTGATCTAAGCATCTTGCTGGCCACTCAATTTGCGTTGTAGTTCATCATGTGAGTGCGGCTTTTATCCCTTCGTTTTCCTGACTGCGTTCCCTTTGCTTTCTTTGGGGACTTCGTTTTATTGCAATAGATGGGAAaccttcggggggggggggggcggttcTGAAGCGCATGAAGCGATAATGGCTTAGTACAATGTTAGTTGCCAGTTTCCGGTCAATCTGCTTCCTAAATGGAGCCAAAGAATCTCTTTCGCCATGCAGTGCAAACCTAGCTGAAATGCTTAGTCAAGAATTTGGTGCCGTGACAATATATCTTAGTATTTAGCAAATTGTTTGTGATTATTTCACTAATTTGCAGCAGTTAACTTTTGGCATCTTGTTCCTGGCTGAGAAGCAGTATCCTTCCACTAAATCTCAGCTGTGGTTCACATCTAGTTCTGTAGAGTGCTACATATTACCCTTTGGCTGACTCCCATTGTAGCATATTTTCCAAGGTTTTGGTTTGCGTGTGTGCAAAAGCTACCACCTTGATTGCATTATTATCAAGTTGCTGAGAAAAACTTACAGCCTTAAGGTTCCTGCAGGCTGGTGCCCTTTCTCCAACAAAGCTAAGGATGAAGATTATGGGGGCCCACAATCGAGTAAGAGTTATCACCAGCAACTCATCATCGCGAACATCACCTGCAAAAAACATTGAAGCGTCACAAGCGCAGAACAGGCTACTAGTCTGTGATGTTCTTGAAGAAGGTACAGAGTACAGACGAATTGGCCGTTTATCTGTTTACTTACCCTTTTTCTTGGATAAGTCAATAACACATCATTCTTGTTCTGCAACAGTTTCAGACAACTCAGATGGCACCAAACACCCTTCAGCAATTAACAAAACTGAAGCAGTAGGAAATGATTCCGCATTAGATGTCAATAAGATTCAGAACACTTCCAAGAGTTCAGTTCCCCAACCAGCAACAAGCAACTCGAGCATGATACATCCAGTGAAATCTGTGGAAGAAGACAGTACTGAATGTGATAGTGGGCTTGACAATGCTAGCACTAGTAGCTTTGAGTTCCATGGAGGTGAGAAGACGGCAACGCAGAATCCAGCAGTGGGGTATTTCTCTAGACAGGCTTCCTCGAAGTGGAATGACGCTGAGAAATGGATCGTGAACCGGCAGAATGTTAACTATAACATCTCCAAAGGCACGGCACAGAATCAGACTGTAAACCAGATGAATTCTGCTGCAGCCAGGGGTGTCATTGTGCCCAAAATTTCTGGTCGCCCTGTGCAGAAAATGAAGAGAGTGAATCCAGCTTTGTCTGCTCCACGCAGCATATTAGAGAGGTTATCTTTTGCTTCGTATCAGCCAAAGTTGGTTAGGCATGCATGTCCAGTTAGTAGTTCTAGTGCTATCCCCGAGTATCGCAAGGCAACTGATAGTGGTTCAGAAATAGAAGTGAAGCCCTGCAACGATCCAAAAGGTAACTTTTTCACATTCTCGAAAAAAAGGTTACTTTTTCATCTATATTAGCCAGAAGATTGTAACATGAAGCAATTATAGAATATTGAAGCTAAACATTTGTTTTCAAAACATTCTTAAAGTTGTGTGAATTGTTATGTGCAGCTATTTCAACAGTTCAGTCAGTGTCTGTGAGAGATGTTGGCACAGAGATGACTCCGATACCTAGTCAGGAACCTTCAAGGACGGGAACTCCACTTGGGTCAATGACTCCGACTCGAAGCCCTAATTGTTCGATACCATCAACACCTGTAGAAGGGAGATCAGTAGTATCACCTGGAGAAGACAACACAGATGATGGACCCTATTTCAACAGAAAAGGTGGCACACATGGAAATGAATTGTCAGATACTGAAATGAGGCTCAAGACAAGGCAAGAAATTGCCGCTCTTGGTATACAGCTAGGAAAGATGAACATTGCTACATGGGCCAGAAAAGAAGAGCTAGAACTAGTCTCTGCAGCACCGAGCATTGCTGATTTGGAGAGGATGAAGAAGGAATATGCTGCCTGTGCGGCATCATATGAGGAGGCAGAAAATACTAAACATACAGCAAGGTCTTATTCTCTGAATATTTGATCATTCTTGTTGGTTGCATCTGCTACTGACTTAAAGatagaacaaaaaaaatctaaaacatcagt from Panicum virgatum strain AP13 chromosome 7N, P.virgatum_v5, whole genome shotgun sequence includes the following:
- the LOC120682373 gene encoding uncharacterized protein LOC120682373 translates to MEYERIHQKAQAGALSPTKLRMKIMGAHNRVRVITSNSSSRTSPAKNIEASQAQNRLLVCDVLEEVSDNSDGTKHPSAINKTEAVGNDSALDVNKIQNTSKSSVPQPATSNSSMIHPVKSVEEDSTECDSGLDNASTSSFEFHGGEKTATQNPAVGYFSRQASSKWNDAEKWIVNRQNVNYNISKGTAQNQTVNQMNSAAARGVIVPKISGRPVQKMKRVNPALSAPRSILERLSFASYQPKLVRHACPVSSSSAIPEYRKATDSGSEIEVKPCNDPKAISTVQSVSVRDVGTEMTPIPSQEPSRTGTPLGSMTPTRSPNCSIPSTPVEGRSVVSPGEDNTDDGPYFNRKGGTHGNELSDTEMRLKTRQEIAALGIQLGKMNIATWARKEELELVSAAPSIADLERMKKEYAACAASYEEAENTKHTARFKKEEVKIEAWESRQRAKIESEMRRIEEHAERMRSEAMAKMAEKLEMTRRIAEEKRASANAKMNQQAAIAVQKAEKIRQTGQVPGSNILCCSGCFCGP